One window of Flavobacteriales bacterium genomic DNA carries:
- the bamA gene encoding outer membrane protein assembly factor BamA, giving the protein MRLSFPMFRANRHILTLICALGFALSGTAQQLDVPKMDYGYPKEYTIGGLTVSGCVTRDPNAVKLFSGLKVGDKITIPGEQIGKAIRAIWDQRLFTDVRIEEAEIRGATIFLNIIVTENPQLASYGFAGTVTRSEGDKLREVISMQRGQQVNEAVKANAAQAVRHYFREKGFLKAECRIVQTSDTSLENSVRLQVLAEKGPRVRIKNINFNQVRSQELQKNKWYQLFEPKEQLSERRLRRAMKGTKRKRWYNIFGSSKFKSTDYRDDKAKLIDLYNEKGFRNATITHDTIRYVSARKIAIDITVDEGNRFYFRNIDFTGNTKYSSDTLVKLLGIKRGDVYNKKKLDSRLYMNPSGVDISSLYMDRGYLSFNPDPIERVEGDSIDLEVRIREGKQYRVRDVMVHGNTKTFDHVIRREIRTRPGDLFDRSEVIRSQQQLISLGFFDPAQVGVTPTPDPRTGLVDLDYTVAEKPSDRLELSGGYGGGRVLVSLGLSFTNFSVRKMFDKKAWTPLPAGDGQTLSLRAQTNGSYYQSYSLSFVEPWLGGRKPNSLSFGGYYTRQTNGVSSEDPLFQQLGIIGGSIGLGKRLKWPDDYFFMNLTASYQQYKLQNWNSLFAFSNGTSNVYALQLRFARRSIAEPFWITQGSETGITVKATPPFSAFSPGKDYTLLPAAERYNLAEFHKWKFTSQWFTKLTRSKTKHDLVLMGRIGYGFIGRYTERKGDSPFERFYLGGSGLTGFQLDGREIIALRGYDDNSLSSTYGSFFVNKYTAELRFPVSLNPSATIFALGFVEGANAWDSIDRYNPFKLYRSAGIGLRLFLPMFGPMGLDYGWRFDDVPGQPNMAKSQFHFTIGIDLGEL; this is encoded by the coding sequence ATGCGCCTTTCCTTTCCGATGTTCCGCGCCAACAGGCACATCCTCACACTGATCTGTGCACTGGGCTTTGCCCTTTCCGGCACGGCCCAGCAGCTCGACGTCCCAAAGATGGACTACGGCTACCCGAAGGAATACACCATCGGGGGCCTCACCGTGAGCGGCTGCGTGACCCGAGACCCCAATGCGGTAAAACTCTTCAGCGGCCTGAAGGTGGGCGACAAGATCACCATTCCCGGCGAGCAGATCGGCAAGGCGATCCGGGCCATCTGGGACCAGCGGCTCTTCACCGACGTGCGGATCGAGGAGGCAGAGATCCGCGGCGCCACCATTTTCCTGAACATCATCGTGACGGAGAACCCGCAGTTGGCGAGCTACGGCTTTGCCGGCACGGTGACGCGCAGCGAAGGCGACAAGCTCCGCGAGGTGATCAGCATGCAGCGCGGGCAGCAGGTGAACGAGGCGGTGAAGGCCAATGCGGCCCAGGCCGTGCGCCACTACTTCCGTGAGAAGGGCTTCCTGAAGGCCGAATGCCGCATCGTGCAGACCAGCGACACCTCCTTGGAGAACAGCGTCCGGTTGCAGGTGCTGGCGGAGAAAGGCCCGCGGGTGCGGATCAAGAACATCAATTTCAACCAGGTCCGTTCGCAAGAACTCCAAAAGAATAAGTGGTACCAGCTCTTCGAACCGAAGGAGCAGCTCTCCGAACGCCGCTTGCGGCGCGCCATGAAAGGCACCAAGCGCAAACGCTGGTACAACATCTTCGGATCCAGCAAATTCAAAAGCACGGATTACCGCGATGACAAGGCCAAGTTGATCGACCTGTACAACGAGAAAGGCTTCCGCAACGCCACCATCACGCATGATACCATCCGGTACGTCTCCGCCAGGAAGATCGCCATCGACATCACCGTGGACGAGGGGAACCGGTTCTATTTCCGGAACATCGATTTCACGGGCAACACCAAATACAGTTCGGACACGCTGGTCAAGCTGCTCGGCATCAAGCGCGGCGACGTCTACAACAAGAAGAAATTGGACAGCCGCCTCTACATGAACCCCAGCGGCGTGGACATCAGCTCGTTGTACATGGACCGCGGCTATCTCAGTTTCAACCCGGACCCGATCGAGCGCGTGGAGGGCGACAGTATCGACCTCGAAGTGCGCATCCGCGAAGGCAAGCAATACCGTGTGCGCGACGTGATGGTCCACGGGAACACGAAGACCTTCGACCATGTGATCCGGCGGGAGATCCGGACGCGACCGGGGGACCTCTTCGACCGCAGCGAGGTGATCCGTTCGCAGCAGCAGCTCATCAGCTTGGGCTTCTTCGACCCCGCGCAGGTGGGTGTCACTCCCACGCCGGACCCGCGCACCGGCTTGGTGGACCTGGACTATACCGTGGCGGAAAAGCCCAGTGACCGGCTGGAGCTCAGCGGTGGCTACGGCGGTGGTCGGGTGCTCGTATCGCTCGGGCTCTCCTTCACCAACTTCAGCGTGCGCAAGATGTTCGACAAGAAGGCTTGGACGCCGCTGCCCGCCGGCGATGGCCAGACGCTGAGCCTCCGCGCGCAGACCAACGGCAGCTACTACCAGAGCTACAGTCTTTCCTTCGTGGAGCCTTGGTTGGGCGGCCGCAAGCCCAATTCCCTGAGCTTCGGCGGCTATTACACCCGGCAGACCAATGGCGTTTCCAGCGAAGACCCGTTGTTCCAGCAGTTGGGCATCATTGGCGGCAGCATCGGGTTGGGCAAGCGTCTGAAATGGCCGGACGACTATTTCTTCATGAACCTCACCGCCAGCTATCAGCAGTACAAGCTGCAGAACTGGAACTCGTTGTTCGCCTTCAGCAACGGCACCAGCAACGTCTATGCACTGCAGCTCCGCTTCGCCCGGCGCTCCATCGCGGAGCCGTTCTGGATCACGCAGGGATCCGAGACGGGCATCACCGTGAAGGCGACCCCGCCCTTCTCGGCCTTCAGCCCCGGAAAGGATTACACCTTGTTGCCCGCAGCCGAACGGTACAATCTGGCCGAATTCCACAAGTGGAAATTCACCAGCCAGTGGTTCACAAAGCTCACGCGCAGCAAGACCAAGCACGACCTGGTGCTGATGGGCCGCATCGGATATGGCTTTATCGGCCGCTATACCGAACGCAAGGGGGATTCGCCCTTTGAGCGGTTCTACCTCGGCGGCAGCGGCCTTACCGGCTTCCAGTTAGATGGTCGCGAGATCATCGCGCTGCGCGGTTACGACGACAACTCCCTGTCATCGACCTACGGCAGCTTCTTCGTGAACAAATACACGGCCGAACTGCGCTTCCCGGTCTCCCTGAACCCCTCGGCCACGATCTTCGCTTTGGGCTTTGTGGAAGGCGCCAACGCCTGGGACTCGATCGACCGATACAACCCCTTCAAACTCTACCGCAGCGCGGGCATCGGCCTTCGTCTCTTCCTGCCCATGTTCGGGCCCATGGGGCTTGATTACGGGTGGCGTTTCGACGACGTGCCCGGCCAGCCCAACATGGCCAAGAGCCAGTTCCACTTCACTATTGGCATAGATCTTGGCGAGCTCTGA
- a CDS encoding OmpH family outer membrane protein, whose translation MTRHLLRTALMALLLTGVAAHAQRIAFVDTKYILEQMPEYAAAQQELDLNSKKWQDEIDDRWGQIKRLREAFNAEAILLTEEMKKSRQEEISKKEQEARDVQQKRFGVGGDLFKKRQELIQPIQDRIFDAVKEVAGTSYVAIFDIGGVGNNVLYASEKYDKSDSVLRKLGIRPGKDGKNSGNLRGNDDDDDNGGNATPEDDGGKMSTPSKGGKTTTPDKGGSDRVQPNMKPKQ comes from the coding sequence ATGACACGACACCTCCTCCGTACCGCCCTCATGGCGCTCCTCCTCACCGGGGTCGCCGCCCATGCCCAGCGCATCGCCTTCGTGGACACGAAGTACATCCTGGAGCAGATGCCCGAATATGCCGCCGCACAACAGGAGCTGGACCTGAACAGCAAGAAATGGCAGGACGAGATCGATGACCGCTGGGGCCAGATCAAACGCTTGCGCGAGGCCTTCAACGCCGAAGCGATCCTGCTGACGGAGGAGATGAAAAAGTCGCGGCAGGAAGAGATCAGCAAGAAAGAGCAGGAGGCGCGCGACGTACAGCAGAAGCGCTTCGGCGTGGGCGGCGACCTGTTCAAAAAGCGGCAGGAATTGATCCAGCCGATCCAGGACCGCATCTTCGACGCGGTGAAAGAAGTGGCCGGTACCAGCTACGTGGCCATCTTCGATATCGGCGGCGTGGGAAACAACGTGCTTTACGCCAGCGAGAAATACGACAAGAGCGACAGCGTGCTGCGGAAGCTGGGCATCCGGCCCGGAAAGGACGGTAAGAACTCCGGCAACTTGCGCGGCAATGACGATGACGACGATAACGGCGGGAACGCCACCCCCGAAGATGACGGTGGAAAAATGAGCACGCCGAGCAAGGGTGGCAAGACGACCACGCCGGACAAGGGCGGCTCCGACCGTGTACAACCCAACATGAAACCCAAGCAGTGA
- a CDS encoding OmpH family outer membrane protein encodes MRKLIMTLCVMLAASTAMQAQATAKLGHIDRQALMLMLPERKAAETKMQDFAKTLDERLKAMGQEYQDKVTDAQSKAENMTKTEQQVAMREIQELEQRISDAQDKAKEDLSKQENELLAPMIDRTNKAIKDVAAEGHFTYIFDTSTGMVLYSDGGTDILPLVKTKLGIQ; translated from the coding sequence ATGAGGAAATTGATCATGACCCTATGCGTGATGCTCGCGGCCTCCACCGCCATGCAAGCGCAGGCAACCGCCAAGCTCGGCCATATCGACCGCCAAGCCCTGATGCTGATGCTCCCTGAGCGCAAGGCCGCCGAAACCAAAATGCAGGACTTCGCCAAGACCTTGGACGAGCGCCTGAAGGCCATGGGCCAAGAGTATCAGGACAAGGTGACCGACGCACAGTCCAAGGCGGAGAACATGACCAAGACCGAGCAACAGGTTGCCATGCGCGAGATCCAAGAGCTGGAGCAACGCATCAGCGACGCGCAGGACAAGGCTAAAGAGGACCTCTCCAAGCAGGAGAACGAATTGCTCGCACCGATGATCGACCGGACGAACAAGGCCATCAAGGACGTAGCGGCTGAAGGGCATTTCACGTACATCTTCGACACCAGCACCGGCATGGTGCTCTATAGCGATGGGGGCACCGACATCCTGCCCTTGGTGAAGACCAAGCTGGGCATCCAATAA
- the murI gene encoding glutamate racemase, translating into MGTVPRIGIFDSGIGGLNVAAAIRQALPRERLLYFGDNAHVPYGERTSEEILAFSTAITGALLDQGCSCVVIACNTASSAALGPLRELFPEVPFIGMEPAVKPAVEHTRTGVVGVLATRATVEGRAMADVVERFSHGVEVIRQACPGLAQRIDAGDFDGPETERLLRDWIAPMLERNIDALVLGCTHYPLVRPLIEKIAGPDVRVIEPSEAIARRVEKVLEQHQFSAPLDATGILECYTSGDPESFRSVLERLGMEDAPVKQGVWEEDGTLRLP; encoded by the coding sequence ATGGGCACCGTCCCGCGCATCGGCATCTTCGACTCCGGCATCGGCGGCCTCAACGTCGCTGCGGCCATTCGGCAGGCGCTCCCCCGGGAGCGCCTGCTCTATTTCGGGGACAACGCCCACGTGCCATACGGTGAACGTACCTCCGAGGAGATCCTCGCCTTCAGCACCGCCATCACAGGGGCGCTGCTTGACCAAGGCTGCAGCTGCGTTGTTATCGCCTGCAATACGGCTTCCAGCGCCGCACTCGGTCCCTTGCGCGAGCTATTCCCCGAGGTGCCCTTCATTGGCATGGAACCAGCGGTGAAACCGGCCGTGGAGCATACGCGCACCGGCGTAGTGGGCGTTTTAGCCACGCGGGCAACCGTGGAAGGTCGTGCCATGGCGGACGTGGTGGAACGCTTCTCGCATGGCGTGGAAGTGATCCGACAGGCCTGCCCGGGTCTGGCGCAGCGCATCGACGCCGGTGACTTTGACGGGCCGGAGACCGAACGGCTCTTGCGCGATTGGATCGCACCGATGCTGGAACGCAACATCGATGCATTGGTACTGGGCTGCACGCATTATCCGCTGGTGCGGCCCTTGATCGAAAAGATCGCGGGGCCGGATGTCCGTGTCATCGAGCCTTCGGAAGCGATCGCGCGGCGTGTGGAAAAGGTGCTGGAGCAACACCAGTTCTCCGCGCCCTTGGATGCCACCGGGATATTGGAGTGTTATACCAGCGGCGATCCGGAGTCCTTCCGCTCGGTGCTTGAACGGCTCGGGATGGAAGATGCGCCGGTGAAGCAAGGTGTTTGGGAGGAGGATGGGACGTTGCGGTTGCCGTAA
- a CDS encoding gamma carbonic anhydrase family protein, with protein MALVRILNGITPTFGRDPFLAETAVVIGDVVMGDGCSVWYCAVVRGDVNSIRIGDRVNIQDGAVLHCTYQKCGLQIGNDVSIGHNAIVHGCTVGDKVLIGMGAIVMDQAVIGTGSVIAAGAVVTQGTVVEPGSLMAGVPAKRIAAVSKDLSEGEIERIAKNYGIYASWYKEEGGQGAEPRMNTDRHG; from the coding sequence ATGGCTTTAGTGCGCATATTAAATGGGATCACGCCCACGTTCGGGCGTGATCCCTTTCTCGCAGAAACCGCCGTGGTGATCGGCGACGTGGTGATGGGCGACGGCTGCAGCGTGTGGTATTGTGCGGTTGTGCGCGGGGATGTGAACTCGATCCGCATCGGCGACCGGGTGAACATCCAAGATGGCGCGGTGCTGCATTGCACCTACCAAAAGTGCGGGCTGCAGATCGGCAATGACGTGAGCATCGGGCACAACGCGATCGTCCACGGCTGCACGGTAGGGGACAAGGTGCTCATCGGCATGGGTGCGATCGTGATGGACCAAGCGGTGATCGGTACCGGTAGTGTGATCGCCGCTGGCGCCGTGGTGACACAAGGCACCGTGGTGGAACCCGGCAGCTTGATGGCCGGGGTCCCGGCGAAGCGCATCGCTGCGGTGAGCAAGGACCTTTCCGAAGGCGAGATCGAGCGGATCGCGAAGAACTACGGGATCTATGCCAGTTGGTACAAAGAAGAGGGTGGTCAGGGTGCTGAACCACGTATGAACACGGATAGGCACGGATAG
- a CDS encoding heavy-metal-associated domain-containing protein: protein MKNLLKTGAFLLLLVAGRTYAQDADNSKFASVDIHSNAVCDMCQTTIQTEMLYVKGVQAVKVDLETNTIHVDYKANKTDPDKLRQAISKLGYMADSVMPDPEARKALPDCCQKEGCGLPGEKKEVAAPAEQITPTAVEPEAPAAPPVPEAPAEPTEPQH, encoded by the coding sequence ATGAAAAACCTACTGAAAACAGGTGCCTTCCTACTGCTGCTCGTGGCCGGACGCACCTATGCACAGGATGCCGATAATTCCAAGTTCGCCTCGGTGGATATCCATTCCAATGCCGTGTGCGACATGTGCCAGACCACCATCCAGACGGAAATGCTCTACGTGAAAGGCGTGCAGGCCGTGAAGGTGGACCTGGAAACGAACACGATCCATGTGGACTACAAAGCGAATAAGACGGACCCGGACAAGCTGCGACAAGCGATCTCGAAGCTGGGCTATATGGCTGATAGCGTGATGCCCGATCCGGAGGCCCGCAAAGCATTACCTGATTGTTGCCAGAAAGAAGGATGCGGCCTGCCGGGGGAGAAAAAGGAAGTTGCTGCACCAGCCGAGCAGATCACACCTACCGCCGTTGAACCGGAGGCTCCCGCAGCCCCCCCTGTACCGGAGGCCCCTGCGGAACCGACGGAACCACAACACTAA
- a CDS encoding TonB-dependent receptor has product MRPEQVIILFALSVAGSALFAQDSVTGVVRTRAADKSVAPLPDARVGWAGGAAVMSGPDGHFSLPIPAAWPATLVTSSFSTTPDSLLLDAPPSTPLTITVEGSVQLAAAEVSERQASTRVSLQSLQAIESIGARELKRAACCDISESFETNATVDINYSDAISGTKTIRMLGLDGKYAQISMENIPFVRGLSSNSGLTLIPGPWIQAINVSKGIGTAVNGPNAMTGQIDLCLLDPASSPTLFTNLYVNSQSRTELNVNAAQHLGKGGDNLLMVQGNLMQRELDDNGDGFRDQPLTKRFNIMDRWMQRTEKRTTQVILRYVTDLRNGGQMNDARLGESSDGRRYGVDIDNEMADVIVKNGWILNDPGKSIGILTAFRNNTISSVFGDRNYQGAQRSGYANVVYQQLLKGKDQIKAGASFQFDDYEELFHQPLDERLDLGRTERMPGVFAEYTRTRNRFILVAGLRADHSSEYGEAISPRLHLKYDIAPLTTIRFSVGSGFRSANPIMENAAALASSRHVVFDGPLGFERSWNTGISLLHKFKWFGKKWSLGLDAYRSDFTDQVVADMDRDPQILAFYMLNGPSYANSALVDVHVQLSKQWEMKASYRYYDAETTYDGVLRERPLVPSHRGLLDLGYIAKNEKWRFDITLNGFGTARLPSTASNPEEYRLGDRSPAYATLNAQVTRVMGAWELYLGGENLTGTLQNRQILDPGDPFGPYFDASMIWGPTNTQMAYFGLRFTLKEKAKTPTP; this is encoded by the coding sequence ATGAGACCCGAACAAGTGATCATCCTTTTCGCACTGTCCGTAGCGGGCAGCGCGCTCTTTGCGCAGGATAGCGTGACGGGCGTGGTGCGCACACGCGCAGCCGACAAGAGTGTCGCGCCCTTGCCCGATGCCCGCGTGGGCTGGGCCGGTGGTGCTGCCGTGATGAGCGGCCCCGACGGCCATTTTTCGCTTCCGATACCGGCCGCATGGCCCGCGACGCTCGTCACCTCCTCCTTTTCCACTACGCCGGATTCGCTTCTCCTGGATGCGCCGCCAAGCACACCATTGACCATCACCGTGGAGGGCTCCGTGCAACTCGCCGCCGCCGAGGTGAGCGAACGCCAAGCCAGCACCCGCGTGAGCCTTCAATCGCTGCAGGCCATCGAATCCATCGGTGCACGTGAGCTGAAACGTGCGGCCTGCTGCGACATCAGCGAGAGCTTCGAGACCAATGCCACGGTGGACATCAACTACAGCGATGCCATCAGCGGCACCAAGACCATCCGCATGCTCGGCCTCGACGGCAAGTACGCGCAGATCAGCATGGAGAACATCCCCTTCGTACGCGGGCTTTCCTCCAATTCGGGGCTCACGCTGATCCCCGGTCCGTGGATCCAGGCCATCAACGTGAGCAAGGGCATCGGCACGGCGGTGAACGGCCCCAATGCGATGACGGGCCAGATCGACCTCTGCCTGCTGGACCCGGCCTCCTCGCCTACGCTCTTCACAAATCTGTATGTGAACAGCCAGAGCCGTACGGAGCTGAACGTGAACGCCGCGCAGCACTTAGGCAAGGGAGGTGATAACCTACTGATGGTGCAGGGGAACCTGATGCAGCGCGAGCTGGACGACAACGGCGACGGCTTCCGGGACCAGCCGCTCACCAAGCGCTTCAACATCATGGACCGCTGGATGCAGCGCACGGAGAAGCGCACCACGCAGGTGATCCTGCGCTATGTGACCGACCTGCGCAACGGTGGACAGATGAACGATGCGCGCTTGGGCGAAAGCTCGGACGGGCGGCGCTACGGCGTCGATATCGACAACGAAATGGCGGACGTGATCGTGAAGAACGGCTGGATCCTGAACGATCCAGGCAAAAGCATCGGCATCCTCACCGCGTTCCGCAACAACACCATTTCTTCGGTCTTCGGTGACCGCAACTACCAAGGCGCGCAACGCAGCGGCTATGCGAACGTGGTGTACCAGCAACTGCTGAAAGGCAAAGACCAGATCAAGGCCGGGGCCAGCTTCCAGTTCGATGATTACGAAGAGCTCTTTCACCAACCATTGGACGAACGGCTGGACCTGGGTCGCACGGAGCGTATGCCTGGCGTCTTCGCGGAGTACACCCGCACACGGAACCGCTTTATCCTGGTGGCCGGCCTGCGCGCCGACCATAGCAGCGAATACGGTGAAGCGATCAGCCCGCGGCTGCACTTGAAGTACGACATCGCGCCGCTCACCACCATCCGCTTCTCCGTGGGCAGCGGATTCCGCAGCGCGAACCCGATCATGGAGAATGCCGCCGCCTTGGCCAGCTCGCGCCATGTGGTTTTCGACGGCCCGCTCGGCTTTGAGCGCTCGTGGAACACCGGCATTTCCCTGTTGCACAAGTTCAAGTGGTTCGGCAAGAAATGGAGCCTTGGGCTGGATGCCTATCGCTCGGATTTCACGGACCAGGTGGTGGCCGACATGGACCGCGATCCGCAGATCTTGGCCTTTTACATGCTGAACGGGCCGAGCTATGCCAACAGCGCGCTCGTGGACGTACATGTGCAATTGAGCAAGCAGTGGGAGATGAAGGCGAGCTACCGCTATTACGACGCTGAGACCACGTACGACGGCGTGCTCCGTGAACGTCCGCTGGTTCCTTCGCACCGCGGGTTGCTTGATCTCGGCTACATCGCGAAGAACGAAAAATGGCGCTTCGACATCACGTTGAACGGATTTGGTACGGCCCGGCTGCCGAGCACCGCGAGCAACCCGGAGGAATACCGCCTCGGCGACCGCTCACCGGCCTATGCCACGCTCAACGCACAGGTCACACGGGTGATGGGTGCTTGGGAACTCTACCTCGGCGGAGAGAATCTCACAGGCACGTTGCAGAACCGGCAGATCCTCGATCCCGGTGATCCGTTCGGCCCGTACTTTGACGCCTCCATGATCTGGGGCCCCACCAATACGCAGATGGCCTACTTCGGCCTGCGTTTCACCTTGAAGGAAAAAGCAAAAACACCCACACCTTGA
- a CDS encoding NifU family protein: protein MESIEKRIPVSVYAEATPNPATMRFVTNRALVPEGRLMEFTSPEEAEAVSPLAAKVFNLPFVTGVFISGNFLSVTKNDSIGWDMVQIELREYIQEYLNSDGRIVLSDAPAQSLADANERAVSHAKPTSKEDEMIISVLEEYVRPSVEGDGGHIAFKSFKDGVLAVSLRGSCSGCPSSMVTLKGGIENLMKQMVPGVKEVVAEEL from the coding sequence ATGGAATCCATCGAAAAACGTATCCCCGTCTCGGTCTATGCCGAGGCCACCCCGAACCCGGCCACCATGCGCTTCGTCACCAACCGCGCGCTCGTACCGGAAGGACGCCTGATGGAATTCACCTCGCCCGAAGAGGCCGAAGCCGTATCGCCGCTCGCCGCGAAAGTGTTCAACTTGCCCTTCGTCACCGGCGTGTTCATCAGCGGGAATTTCCTCTCGGTCACCAAGAACGACAGCATCGGCTGGGACATGGTGCAGATCGAGCTGCGCGAATACATCCAGGAATACCTCAACTCCGACGGCCGCATAGTGCTCTCCGATGCTCCCGCACAGAGCCTCGCCGACGCGAACGAACGCGCCGTATCACACGCCAAACCCACAAGCAAGGAAGATGAGATGATCATCTCCGTGCTGGAGGAATATGTGCGTCCATCGGTGGAAGGCGACGGCGGTCACATCGCTTTCAAATCCTTCAAGGATGGCGTCCTCGCTGTTTCCCTACGCGGTAGCTGCAGCGGCTGCCCCAGCAGCATGGTGACGCTGAAAGGCGGCATCGAGAATCTGATGAAGCAGATGGTGCCGGGGGTGAAGGAAGTGGTGGCGGAGGAGCTTTAG